One Candidatus Deferrimicrobium sp. DNA window includes the following coding sequences:
- a CDS encoding CxxxxCH/CxxCH domain c-type cytochrome has translation MTTKSRSLRNFRNPIGCLILLAALGAAAGCSTAESPSGSGTNMNHVLPSGSSEPGWLVLPSGGSHTSTATLDYIANGGSSGCTQCHGSDLSGGISRVSCFGNPAGCHHGPLPDWVQEQAPGEQFPQGHGISAKKAPGSSGFVSCRICHAVDFSGGGANVSCTNTDADCHGVGVRSPHPAKPWRGFLGGKTHVDTARENAPVCAQCHSPGSVNNPANHPATAAAPGTPPGCFNNTLCHGENPVSHPVPFNDNTHYDVVTATFGAACSDCHDVSAPSTKVGPVCQTCHIAGSPLTALSCTSCHANPPDGATTAYPNVAGAHVTHIALTSTETPITCDTCHNGLGPSLLNLNHYNRAKSQVAPGDVLFLATYYAKSGASTFNNSASLNCSNVSCHGGQTTPNWQTGTIGVNFQCENCHVLGTTQYNSYNSGQHSFHISEFTATASTCVLCHNTTALALNHFTTLADNTISPTVAAATVGGAGTAITTWTPGTGTSGTCNAVCHPGNRTW, from the coding sequence ATGACCACGAAATCGCGATCCCTCCGGAACTTCCGGAATCCGATCGGATGCCTGATCCTTCTGGCCGCTCTGGGTGCAGCCGCCGGCTGTTCCACCGCCGAATCCCCCAGCGGGTCCGGCACGAACATGAACCACGTCCTCCCCTCCGGCAGTTCCGAGCCCGGGTGGCTGGTCCTCCCCTCCGGCGGGTCGCACACGAGCACCGCCACGCTGGACTACATCGCCAACGGCGGAAGCAGCGGCTGCACGCAGTGCCACGGATCGGACCTCTCGGGGGGAATCTCCAGGGTCTCCTGCTTCGGGAACCCGGCCGGGTGCCATCACGGACCGCTCCCCGATTGGGTCCAGGAACAGGCACCGGGAGAGCAATTTCCGCAGGGGCATGGGATTTCAGCCAAGAAAGCGCCGGGGAGTTCCGGCTTTGTCTCCTGCCGGATCTGCCATGCAGTCGATTTCTCGGGAGGTGGCGCGAATGTTTCGTGCACCAATACGGATGCCGATTGTCACGGTGTCGGAGTGAGATCTCCCCACCCAGCCAAGCCCTGGCGAGGCTTCCTGGGAGGCAAAACTCACGTCGATACGGCTCGGGAGAATGCGCCGGTCTGTGCGCAGTGCCACTCCCCGGGGTCAGTGAATAACCCGGCGAACCATCCGGCCACCGCCGCAGCGCCGGGGACTCCTCCCGGGTGCTTCAATAACACGCTGTGCCACGGCGAGAACCCGGTTTCGCACCCGGTGCCGTTCAACGACAATACCCACTACGACGTGGTCACCGCCACGTTTGGGGCAGCCTGCAGCGACTGCCACGACGTCTCCGCGCCGTCGACGAAAGTGGGGCCGGTTTGCCAGACGTGCCACATCGCGGGATCGCCGCTGACGGCGCTCAGTTGCACCTCCTGCCATGCAAATCCCCCAGACGGCGCAACGACGGCGTACCCGAACGTCGCCGGGGCGCATGTCACGCACATCGCCTTGACCAGCACGGAAACTCCGATCACCTGCGACACCTGCCACAACGGGCTGGGGCCCAGCCTCCTGAACCTGAACCATTACAACCGCGCCAAATCCCAGGTGGCCCCGGGGGACGTGTTGTTCCTGGCCACGTACTACGCGAAATCCGGGGCGTCGACCTTCAACAATTCCGCCTCGCTCAATTGTTCGAACGTGAGCTGCCACGGCGGCCAGACCACGCCGAACTGGCAGACCGGGACGATCGGCGTGAATTTTCAGTGCGAAAATTGCCACGTACTCGGGACGACCCAGTACAACAGCTACAATTCCGGTCAGCACTCGTTCCACATCAGTGAGTTTACGGCTACCGCCTCCACCTGCGTACTGTGCCACAACACCACCGCGCTCGCGTTGAACCATTTCACCACGCTCGCCGATAATACGATCTCGCCGACCGTTGCGGCGGCGACCGTTGGCGGCGCGGGAACGGCGATCACCACGTGGACTCCCGGAACAGGCACCTCGGGTACATGCAATGCGGTCTGCCACCCCGGGAACCGAACCTGGTAG